A region of the Kwoniella shandongensis chromosome 11, complete sequence genome:
ACTTGCTTTTTCTGGGAAGATGTCGCAACTCACGTTGTGGGTACCGGATCGGGAGTCGTATCGGAGCCAGATAGCGAAGTTCTTAACCTTCAAAGGCTTGGCCTCGTGGATCTGCAGAGTGGAAATAACGATAATGGGAAAATGTGTTGAAGGTTCATTGGCAATGACAAGAGAAAGtgggagaacgagaaggaaCAGATCAGCAAGCATCCTATAACCTCATACCGAACAACAATACGCACAACGTTGATAGCAACGATCTCTCCGTTGGCCTTCTTAGCCTTCTTCAACTGACGGAGGTAGTACCAGTATCGAGACTTGGCAACGACCTCGTTGGGGGCGAAGATCCTCATTCGGTAGAGTTTGGGAGCGGGGTCCGACTCGGTGGGGAGGGTTCGACCCACAACAGAGTACTCGGTGAAACGGCCCATCCTAGTAGAGGTAAAGCTTGTCAGTCCAACTCGTCCATGCTATTTTGATCCCAGTCCGATCCCCAACCACCGCCGACATCCAGCCCTTCCAGGAGACaaagacagagacagagatgAGCGGGTCACAGCTCCGAGGAACTTGCATGAGGACCGGGGTTTCGCACAATCACCACTTGATGTCAAAAGAGACGAAAAGTGTTGATTGTGTCGATATATCCCCAAGGCAGCTCATCAAGACCTTCATATCGTCAGGAAGCAGACATTGCCCCGTTTTGTCTTCCTCGCTGACATgaccatcgtcgtcgctctcTGTCCtaacatcctcctcctcctctctcctcatccctccttccaagTTCGATCCGAATCCTcactctttctttctttgcTTTGATGATATCGAGTTTCCGTGTGTGTGCGCTGAGATTGACGGGTGGTGTAGACCTGATGGACACGAAAGGGAATACTCACTTGAGAGGTTTTTGTTCTTGAGGTATGTTAacgaaaagagagagagaaccTCAATAACAGACTTTGTCACTAATCTAATGCAACGCAACAACGGTGAACCTCCAACTGCGTTGCCTGCTTGCTTGCacaaaccaaaccaaaccctCACTGTAGCGACCGACTGGTTAGCAAACCTACCAGTGCAACCTGCGTACGGTGGTATCGAGGGGGAAAGGGCAAGCAGTGTGCTTGAGACGGTGTAAACGAGGCGGAAAGGGAATCGGCCATTGTGGCACTTGGAAATGCTAGAATGTGTGGCATATCGGCGTTTATTTATCTCCGACACCAGCGTAACCCGTCCGCTTCTCTATCTTTGTTTGTTcgatcctccctttcctGAACCGATGTTGATTTTGCCACCCAATTTCACCGCTGATTACGTATACGACACGTCCCTCTCTGTGTTATCGCGGGGGCTCGTTTCATCAGTTGAACTAAAGTCAATCCCATGTTTGGATGTGTGTATGTCTGTTTCATCAGTACTACCACCAGACATCAATCATGTCTCGACAACCATCACCCACATGATAGACCTGCATACATATTGACCCACAAACGATTCTGATATCCTCCATAGTCAGGGCCAGCGTTGGTAGAAATCGTAAACAAACATGGtgagtgaggatgatcttgtaGCTTCTCGAGCTGTACGTGTACGTTGAAGGGACCGTGCATCGGACATGTTGAACAGCGGCTGATGTGAATTTCCtaccttccttctctcctaTTCTATTGATCAACGCGATCGTCATCCGTCAACCGGTACACAGTCACTCCTCGACATGCAGTTGCCTAGCCGACGATCAGATGCAGAGTTTCAAGAGATACTCGATACATTTGTAGGCGATAAGCAGACGGTTTTGACCGGCAATCTTCCTGATTGTAAGTTGACACCTAATAAGACAAGTCGTCCTCTGCGTGAGCTTACGACTTTGCTTGCAGTACTTGCGGCTTATGAACGAGATCATGATACCAAGATCCTGGACGAGCTGGACTTTCTGGGTGTTAAGCAACTATGTGAACAGTACCCCGACTTGCAACTCGGTCCTGTCGATCTGTTTGGCTTCCTCGGGTACGAACGCGCTTAACACATCATGGTCAGCCGGAAACTGACTACCTTTCCCTCCATCAGAGCCGTTGTTAAGCGAACGCCTACAGATCGACCagcatcaccaccttcccccacTCCTGGTGCCGGCCTACCTCATTCTAGCTCTAtgcctccttcctccttccatgACTACGATCAATCAACACCCCAGCAGCCACCTAGACGTCGTCGACACAACTCTGATCGCGTTCGTTCACCTTCCGATTCCTCCAGTTCCAACTCGtcgggcgaagaggatgaaatcGCTCAACGACGACGGCAG
Encoded here:
- a CDS encoding 60S ribosomal protein eL20; the protein is MGRFTEYSVVGRTLPTESDPAPKLYRMRIFAPNEVVAKSRYWYYLRQLKKAKKANGEIVAINVIHEAKPLKVKNFAIWLRYDSRSGTHNMVKEFRALSRAEAVEAMYQDMAARHRARFRNVQILRVAEIEKKDDIRRPYIKQLLEPGLKFPLPHRRTTSKAWYAASRPSTWA